The segment ACGAAGAGCAAATCAAACTGCACGAGGCGCTCGCCAAGGCCCGTAACTACCGCCCCAGCGCCTAGCCGCACTGGCCAAAGGGGCGCCCCGCCAAGCGTTACATTCGATCCAACGGGAAGCTGTCTAGCTTCCCGTCTTTGTTTCTTGGCGCTACCAGCCGAATCGGCCGGTTTTGAGGGGATTAGTTCGCCTTAAAAACTGCCTGACCGCAGTCGGCGTCTATAATAGAGGAACCACTCCGCTTTTTAGCTGACGTTTTGGCGTCGGCGCGATATAAAACACGGTAACGCAAGAAGTTACCGCTCTTCCCCCGGCGTGCCATGGCGACTGATACCAGCGACTCTTCCATTATCGAATCGCTTCCTGGTCAGATCAACGACGATCGACTGATCCAGAAGAAGCTGCGCAAGACCCGTTGGCAGTTGAAAATTGCGGAGTTGGCGGCGGCCTGCATGTTGTTCGCAGCGGGCACGATCGCGTTCTTGTTGCTCTTAGCGGTGCTCGATCACTGGGTGCTCGATCTCAGCTTTCCGCTCCGACTTGCAGCCCTCGCCTTCTTCCTGGGAAGTGCAGGCTATTTCGTGTGGTCGACCATCCTGCCGCTGTTGTGGCGATCGATCAGCCCGATCTACGCCGCTCGGATGATTGAGCAAGGTCATCCCGACTTGAAGAACGGCCTGATCAACTTGTTGTTCCTGAAACAGGAATCGACGCCGGTCCATCGCGCCGTGATGGAGACGGTGCAGCAGCGAGCGGCGTCCGACTTGAAAGAGTACGCGGCCGAAACGACGGTCGATTTCTCGAAGGCGATTCGTATCGGTTACGTTTTCGCAGCGGTGGCGCTGGCGTTTGTGGTTTACAAGATCGCTTCGCCGAAAGATCCGATCGCCACCGTACAGCGCGTGATCTCCCCGTGGGCCGATATCGCACGTCCGTCGCGCGTCGACATCGTCGAAGTCTTGCCGGGCGATACAAAGGTCTATCAGGGGCAAACCGTCGAAGTCGCGGTGAAGGTTTACAACATCGACGATGACGAGCGAGTCGAACTCTTTTACTCGACCGAAGATCGCCGCATCGTCGATCAACTGGTCGCGCTCGAGCCGGACGAAAGCGGGCTCTACTTTCGCGGCGTGATCGCGCCGGAAGGAAAAGGAATTCAACACAACCTCGCCTATTACATCAAAGCGGGCGATGCGAAGACGCGTGACTACGGCATCACTGCGGCCCCTGCCCCGTCGATCGAAGTGGTCGACATTCGCTACGACTATCCCGCCTACACTGGCGACGCGCCGGTCACGCAAGAGCGCGACGGCGCCGTCAAGGCGTTAGAAGGAACGCGCGTCACCGTCAAAGCGGCTTCGAACCTGCCGATGGAAGATGCGTTCATCGAGTTCGATCCCGACTCTGGCGATTACGCCAGCATCAAACGGTCCAAGATGACGGTCAGCACGGATGATCCGACGACCGCGACCGGTACGTTCGTGATCGAATTGATCCGTCAGCCCGCGGCCGACGATCCGAAGAAGGTCGAGACCACGCCGAAGCACCGCCGCTATCAGCTTCGCTTCAAGACGACCGACGGCGATCTCAATCCCTATCCAGTCGCTTACCCGATCGAAGTGATCCGCGACCTTTCGCCCGAGGTCGAACTGCTGCGTCCGGCTGGCGAAAGGATTCGCGTTCCTGCGAACGGCGGCGCCGCGCTGGAATATCGCGCGATCGATCCTGACTACGCTGTCCGTCAATTGACGGTGATCGGCGAAATCGACGGCAAGGAAAAGTTCCGCGCTCCGCTGCTCAAGCAAGCGACGACCGGCAACGTGATCGAGACCTACCGCTTCGTTCCCAGCGAGCAAAAGCTGAACGTCGGAGACGAGGTGGTCGTTTACGCGCTGGCCGAAGATAACCGAACCGATTCGACTGGACGGCCGACGCCAAACGTCTCCACTTCCCGCTCGCTGACGATTGAAATCATCGAACCGGAACAAGGCGCCGAGAAGCAGATTCCCCCGAAAAATGGCGACCAGAAACAAGATGGCCAACAGAAGGGCCAGGATGGTCAGCAAGGGGGCGAGAAGATGAACGATGGCCAACAAGGTGGCGAACAGCCGCAGAATGGCGATCAAAAACAACAAGGTGGCCAACAACAGCAAGGCGGAGAAAAAGGCCAGCAAGGGGGCGACCAACAACAAGGTGGCGAAAAGGGGCAGCAAGGAGGCCAGCAGCAACAAGGGGGTGAGCAAGGCCAGCAAGGAGGCCAGCAACAGCAAGGTGGCGAGAAAGGCCAACAGGGTGGCCAACAGCAGCAAGGGGGCGACCAAAACCAACAGGGAGGTCAGCAGCAAGCCGGCGGCGATCAGAAACAGCAAGGTGGCATGCAGCAGCAACCGGGCGGCCAAAATCAAAAAGGTGGTGAGCAACAAGCCGGCGGCGCCCAGAATCAAAAAGGTGGGCAGCAGCAACAAC is part of the Blastopirellula sediminis genome and harbors:
- a CDS encoding DUF4175 family protein: MATDTSDSSIIESLPGQINDDRLIQKKLRKTRWQLKIAELAAACMLFAAGTIAFLLLLAVLDHWVLDLSFPLRLAALAFFLGSAGYFVWSTILPLLWRSISPIYAARMIEQGHPDLKNGLINLLFLKQESTPVHRAVMETVQQRAASDLKEYAAETTVDFSKAIRIGYVFAAVALAFVVYKIASPKDPIATVQRVISPWADIARPSRVDIVEVLPGDTKVYQGQTVEVAVKVYNIDDDERVELFYSTEDRRIVDQLVALEPDESGLYFRGVIAPEGKGIQHNLAYYIKAGDAKTRDYGITAAPAPSIEVVDIRYDYPAYTGDAPVTQERDGAVKALEGTRVTVKAASNLPMEDAFIEFDPDSGDYASIKRSKMTVSTDDPTTATGTFVIELIRQPAADDPKKVETTPKHRRYQLRFKTTDGDLNPYPVAYPIEVIRDLSPEVELLRPAGERIRVPANGGAALEYRAIDPDYAVRQLTVIGEIDGKEKFRAPLLKQATTGNVIETYRFVPSEQKLNVGDEVVVYALAEDNRTDSTGRPTPNVSTSRSLTIEIIEPEQGAEKQIPPKNGDQKQDGQQKGQDGQQGGEKMNDGQQGGEQPQNGDQKQQGGQQQQGGEKGQQGGDQQQGGEKGQQGGQQQQGGEQGQQGGQQQQGGEKGQQGGQQQQGGDQNQQGGQQQAGGDQKQQGGMQQQPGGQNQKGGEQQAGGAQNQKGGQQQQQGGGGQDQQGAPQQQNGDPNQQGDMQGAQQRQGGQQPNQQVQPKPLSADGAEDGDAFERIKQYLEQKDQQDGGGEKSGEQESALPGEKSEGGPSEQRGTEEKDRQHEAMENRTPEKGGEQNPSQSGPDSAADNSRQSGGAKSAGSKAEDQQAGREQGDGETKDQQGDEAGGESMKGGHVETEGNSDPKGEERKNDNGAGDAGPSGAGKPGAEDDQGSPSSPDEVKNSPTMKENEPDGGEKPGNKGPKSAVGDHEDGKQSDNKSGETDGDRSGAGGAGGGQSAKQHGHDSAGETSAADKGASASEQRGDGEVGSKGGDQQKTDRQTGAPGEEKGEGSGRDNKGGGDKSGGGMPDQPNKQTDQKAEGNGESNKFGSGNPTGGGGLPGQQNASPDAGGPERGADEANLDYARKATDMVLDKLEHDQKEPDQELLNKLGWSKEQFREFMQRWKSMKQAAETAPEGSDAKQEMEEALRSLGLTPGQDRMRRADSSSAQQGGAADVNRSRPPAAFLEQYKAYLKGSAKQAPR